In the genome of Halapricum salinum, one region contains:
- a CDS encoding DUF7509 family protein, whose protein sequence is MRDRIIEELGGLAHDRLLVYLMGPYSAFDIGAALERADTPEDVVDLQALPEAVDFGALVGTDSGVEGQEATLDLLLGVRDSLRTDPGVNAFLAIDVDVPLEEMDAATQSIEFALASNAVVYVVPKVGNNLGVGIETGAVLEAIFQREADPTDHRERVVFVHEAGVTSAMIAAVLDRWDARVYDYEDRADLVRQVRLFVRDVVRREQVGDLSTLDAE, encoded by the coding sequence ATGCGCGATCGGATCATCGAGGAACTGGGGGGACTCGCACACGACCGATTGCTGGTGTATCTCATGGGTCCCTACTCGGCGTTCGACATCGGGGCAGCGCTGGAACGAGCCGACACACCAGAGGATGTCGTCGACCTTCAGGCACTCCCCGAGGCGGTCGACTTCGGAGCGCTGGTCGGGACGGATTCGGGGGTCGAAGGCCAGGAGGCGACGCTCGACCTCTTGCTCGGCGTGCGCGATTCGTTGCGGACGGACCCGGGCGTGAATGCCTTTCTGGCGATCGACGTCGACGTCCCACTGGAGGAGATGGACGCCGCGACCCAGAGCATCGAGTTCGCGCTGGCGAGCAACGCTGTGGTCTACGTCGTTCCCAAGGTCGGGAACAACCTCGGCGTTGGGATCGAGACAGGGGCAGTCCTCGAGGCGATCTTCCAGCGCGAGGCCGACCCGACCGATCACCGCGAGCGCGTCGTCTTCGTCCACGAAGCGGGTGTCACGAGCGCGATGATCGCCGCGGTCCTCGATCGCTGGGACGCCCGCGTCTACGACTACGAGGACCGCGCCGATCTCGTTCGGCAGGTCCGCCTGTTCGTCAGAGACGTCGTCCGACGCGAGCAAGTCGGCGACCTCTCGACGCTGGATGCAGAGTGA
- the nirK gene encoding copper-containing nitrite reductase, whose amino-acid sequence MFDTSRRKLLGAVGLGALASLAGCGGDSDGDQTPGARASQSTPEPASEPDVDSVAADPTDVPDPIERDHSETIEVTLTVEEVTAEVEPGVTVDYMTFDGQVPGPMLRVRQGDTVEFTLENAPENATLHNVDFHAVYGTGGGAVATTAAPGEENAMRFQARYPGAFIYHCAVPNMDYHISTGMFGMILVEPPEGLPEVDQEFYLGQHELYTSHDAGTPGHHSFDYEAMRAEEPTYVLLNGEKFAYAADNHGPMEVDVGDTARVYMVSGGPNLTSSFHPIGNVWSEAWPNGSVTTTPDEFVQTMSVPPGSCFVGTLDFEVPSRVKLVDHALTRVTRKGCLAEIDATGEEDESIYDPDFDGSTHEGPLYD is encoded by the coding sequence ATGTTCGACACCTCACGCCGCAAGCTGCTCGGTGCGGTCGGGCTCGGCGCGCTCGCCTCGCTCGCCGGCTGTGGCGGCGACTCCGACGGCGACCAGACTCCAGGCGCTCGGGCCAGCCAGTCGACGCCCGAACCCGCCAGCGAACCTGACGTCGACTCGGTCGCCGCCGACCCGACCGACGTTCCCGACCCGATCGAGCGCGACCACAGCGAGACCATCGAAGTCACGCTCACCGTCGAGGAGGTCACCGCCGAGGTCGAACCCGGCGTGACCGTCGACTACATGACCTTCGACGGACAGGTACCGGGGCCGATGCTCCGCGTCCGGCAGGGCGACACCGTGGAGTTCACCCTGGAGAACGCGCCCGAGAACGCCACGCTGCACAACGTCGACTTCCACGCCGTCTACGGGACCGGCGGCGGTGCAGTCGCGACGACGGCCGCCCCCGGCGAGGAGAACGCCATGCGATTCCAGGCGCGCTATCCCGGCGCGTTCATCTACCACTGTGCCGTCCCGAACATGGACTACCACATCTCGACGGGTATGTTCGGGATGATCCTCGTCGAGCCGCCGGAGGGGTTGCCCGAAGTCGATCAGGAGTTCTACCTCGGCCAGCACGAACTCTACACCAGCCACGACGCGGGGACGCCGGGTCACCACAGCTTCGACTACGAGGCGATGCGGGCCGAGGAACCGACCTACGTCCTGCTCAACGGCGAGAAGTTCGCCTACGCCGCAGACAACCACGGCCCGATGGAGGTCGATGTCGGTGACACCGCCCGCGTCTACATGGTCTCGGGCGGGCCGAACCTCACGTCGAGTTTCCACCCGATCGGCAACGTCTGGAGCGAGGCCTGGCCCAACGGCTCGGTCACCACCACGCCCGACGAGTTCGTCCAGACGATGTCCGTCCCGCCGGGCAGCTGTTTCGTCGGGACGCTGGACTTCGAGGTCCCCTCCCGCGTGAAGCTCGTCGACCACGCCCTGACGCGAGTCACTCGAAAGGGCTGTCTGGCCGAGATCGACGCGACCGGCGAGGAAGACGAGTCCATCTACGATCCGGACTTCGACGGGAGCACTCACGAGGGACCACTATACGACTGA
- a CDS encoding DUF502 domain-containing protein translates to MQPSGPMQPGSGGDRSIRGFLRTSMISGLAVAIPVLITLFVFRFAMNFMLDSVGPLATLLQELGISDQFAADLAALVSLLSLILLIGVLTETSRLSNRIEATFDNAMSSIPGLGAVYSSFNDMSKLLLDSDVQSFQEVKLVEYPTQGSYCVAFVTADTSENIRAATGNDEMTTLYLPMAPNPVMGGFVVHVEDEQVYDVDMSVEEGMRSVVTSGVAINEADEEQIPGEIGGEIDVPPRDTSEL, encoded by the coding sequence ATGCAACCCTCAGGCCCGATGCAGCCGGGATCCGGCGGGGATCGATCGATCCGTGGGTTCCTGCGAACCTCGATGATCAGTGGTCTCGCCGTCGCGATTCCGGTCCTCATCACGCTGTTCGTCTTCCGCTTTGCGATGAACTTCATGCTGGATTCGGTCGGCCCGCTTGCCACCCTGCTGCAGGAGCTGGGCATCAGCGATCAGTTCGCCGCCGACCTCGCGGCGTTGGTCTCGCTGCTGTCGCTCATCCTCCTGATCGGGGTCCTCACCGAAACCAGCCGGCTGTCCAATCGGATCGAAGCCACGTTCGACAACGCGATGTCCTCGATTCCGGGCCTGGGCGCAGTATACAGCAGTTTCAACGACATGAGCAAGCTGCTGCTCGACAGCGACGTCCAGAGTTTTCAGGAAGTCAAACTCGTCGAGTACCCCACTCAGGGGTCGTACTGCGTCGCCTTCGTGACTGCAGATACCTCCGAGAACATCCGTGCAGCGACGGGTAACGACGAGATGACGACGCTCTACCTGCCGATGGCGCCCAACCCGGTGATGGGTGGGTTCGTCGTCCACGTCGAAGACGAGCAGGTCTACGACGTCGACATGAGCGTCGAGGAAGGGATGCGCTCGGTCGTCACCAGCGGCGTCGCGATCAACGAGGCCGACGAAGAGCAGATCCCTGGTGAGATCGGGGGCGAAATCGACGTCCCACCCCGCGACACCTCGGAGCTATGA
- a CDS encoding DoxX family protein translates to MTVPRAYTRRASLLVAVLTLLAVSVRPVVAHVRYVTENPPQEGLQFTIEVLTDPANAVLFGGVGLLATAGVGAFLWVRPTIPDFEVLRSALAEYLTYVPWMLRLSMGLPLVGAGFIGYIFSPSVMTADHLGAAAQAEVRLLMIGLGFFLLFGLATRVVALVGLLTYVASLAFFPRTILALEYVPGLLAIFLLGSGRPSGDHLLSRVASSPGTYYSRIDPVHARARELQQRLDPYTAYVPVILRVGLGVTFVLLGLGEKLLNPGPGLGVVAKYDLTSIVPVDPGVWVVGAGLAEIAFGLLLIAGLLTRATAAGAFVLFTLTLFGLPDDPVLAHITLFGLASAVFTLGAGPLSLDAWLGRQPTSRPEGTPAATD, encoded by the coding sequence ATGACCGTTCCTCGCGCCTACACCCGGCGGGCGAGCCTGCTCGTCGCGGTACTGACGCTGCTGGCAGTCAGTGTACGGCCAGTAGTGGCACACGTTCGCTACGTCACCGAGAATCCACCGCAAGAGGGGCTCCAGTTCACGATCGAGGTGCTCACGGACCCCGCAAACGCCGTGCTGTTCGGTGGGGTCGGCCTGCTCGCGACCGCCGGCGTCGGGGCGTTCCTGTGGGTCAGACCGACGATCCCGGACTTCGAGGTGCTCCGGTCGGCGCTGGCGGAGTATCTGACGTACGTCCCGTGGATGCTCCGACTCAGCATGGGCCTGCCGCTGGTCGGTGCGGGGTTCATCGGTTACATCTTCAGCCCGTCGGTGATGACGGCTGATCACCTCGGAGCGGCCGCGCAGGCCGAAGTCCGCCTGCTCATGATCGGCCTGGGCTTCTTCCTGCTGTTCGGGCTGGCGACCCGCGTCGTGGCGCTCGTCGGACTGCTCACCTACGTCGCCTCGCTCGCGTTCTTCCCGAGGACGATCCTCGCGCTGGAGTACGTCCCCGGCTTGCTGGCGATCTTCTTGCTTGGGAGCGGGCGACCAAGCGGCGACCACCTCCTCAGCCGCGTCGCCAGCTCACCTGGAACCTACTACAGCCGGATCGACCCGGTCCACGCTCGAGCACGGGAACTTCAGCAGCGACTCGACCCCTACACCGCCTACGTGCCGGTGATTCTGCGCGTGGGCCTGGGCGTGACGTTCGTCCTTCTGGGACTGGGTGAGAAACTGCTCAACCCCGGTCCCGGGCTCGGCGTCGTCGCGAAATACGATCTCACGTCGATCGTGCCCGTCGACCCCGGCGTCTGGGTTGTCGGCGCGGGCCTCGCTGAGATCGCCTTTGGTCTGCTTCTCATCGCGGGCCTCCTGACGCGCGCAACTGCCGCCGGAGCGTTCGTCCTGTTCACGCTGACGTTGTTCGGCCTGCCCGACGACCCCGTACTCGCACACATCACGCTGTTCGGGCTGGCCTCGGCCGTCTTCACGCTCGGTGCTGGCCCACTCTCGCTTGACGCCTGGCTGGGCCGGCAACCGACGAGTCGCCCCGAGGGGACACCGGCCGCAACCGACTGA
- a CDS encoding archease: MSFTLREHTADVAVEATGESIDDVFAAVADGLAAAMCEDVPAQGERFRLSVTAESSEALLFDYLDELIYQRDVRNVLPVDNDATVTETADGWAVDASARGVPLSAVTAREVKAVTYSEMELHETDAGWCAYVVFDV; this comes from the coding sequence ATGAGTTTCACGCTTCGCGAGCACACCGCAGACGTCGCGGTCGAAGCCACAGGGGAGTCGATCGACGACGTCTTCGCGGCCGTCGCAGACGGGCTGGCGGCTGCGATGTGCGAAGACGTGCCAGCCCAGGGCGAGCGCTTCAGGCTCTCGGTGACAGCCGAGTCGTCCGAAGCGCTGTTGTTCGATTATCTGGACGAACTCATCTACCAGCGAGACGTGCGGAACGTCCTCCCGGTCGACAACGACGCGACGGTCACGGAGACGGCCGACGGCTGGGCAGTCGACGCCAGTGCACGGGGAGTCCCGCTTTCGGCAGTCACGGCCCGGGAAGTCAAGGCCGTCACGTACTCCGAGATGGAACTCCACGAGACCGACGCTGGCTGGTGCGCGTACGTCGTCTTCGACGTCTGA
- a CDS encoding HD domain-containing protein: MSDTDDPAAADVQAGRVYDPSADHSFPDERVNDVLERVASDEEIQTLLEAQNVNPVTRKRYNDHGSKHVSIVRNRALCLYDLLKRGSVSFNGAADQGLDEADEAVIVALAATLHDIGHIVHRDDHPYYSIPLAADVLDRVLEELPYYDLADAVRVKGEVLHAILCHHTEETPLTTEAGVVRVADALDMERGRSRIPYERGGRGINTVSSQAIRNVRLGPGEDRVVRVEIEMTNAAGVYQVDNLLKAKLRGSGLEDDIRIVAVNVREDADQIVERVEL, from the coding sequence ATGAGCGATACTGACGACCCAGCCGCCGCCGACGTCCAGGCCGGCCGCGTCTACGATCCGAGCGCAGATCACTCCTTCCCGGACGAGCGCGTCAACGACGTCCTCGAGCGGGTGGCGAGCGACGAGGAGATCCAGACGCTACTCGAGGCACAGAACGTCAACCCCGTCACGCGAAAGCGGTACAACGACCACGGCTCGAAACACGTCAGCATCGTCCGTAACCGCGCGCTCTGTCTGTACGACCTGCTCAAGCGCGGCTCGGTCTCGTTCAACGGCGCTGCCGATCAGGGCCTCGACGAGGCCGACGAGGCCGTCATCGTCGCGCTCGCGGCGACCTTACACGACATCGGCCACATCGTCCACCGCGACGACCATCCCTACTACTCGATCCCCCTCGCTGCGGACGTCCTCGACCGCGTCCTCGAGGAACTCCCCTACTACGATCTGGCCGACGCGGTCAGAGTCAAGGGAGAAGTGCTACACGCGATCCTCTGTCATCACACCGAGGAGACACCGCTGACGACCGAGGCCGGCGTCGTCCGGGTCGCCGACGCGCTGGACATGGAACGCGGTCGCTCGCGCATCCCCTACGAACGGGGTGGCCGCGGGATCAACACCGTCTCCAGCCAGGCGATCAGGAACGTCCGACTCGGGCCGGGCGAGGACAGGGTCGTCCGCGTCGAGATAGAGATGACCAACGCCGCCGGCGTCTACCAGGTCGACAACCTTCTGAAGGCAAAGCTCAGGGGCTCGGGACTGGAAGACGATATTCGGATCGTCGCCGTCAACGTCCGCGAGGACGCCGACCAGATCGTCGAGCGGGTCGAACTATAG
- a CDS encoding ArsR/SmtB family transcription factor, translated as MAESGDRSRRQPSDGREGFLPEASLLELSEYLAMQRAIGNETRFRVLATLVEAGAMTPTELEERLDVAGNTLHYHLDELVDVGLVENRKRSEPDREGLYSYYRATSLGEGILTHGVRELIEEEWDALDAYSSD; from the coding sequence ATGGCTGAGAGTGGTGACCGATCGCGGCGACAACCCAGCGACGGGCGGGAGGGGTTCCTACCCGAGGCGAGCCTGCTGGAGCTGTCAGAGTATCTGGCGATGCAGCGGGCGATCGGCAACGAGACGCGGTTTCGCGTCCTCGCGACGCTGGTCGAGGCGGGCGCGATGACGCCGACAGAACTGGAGGAGCGACTGGACGTCGCGGGCAACACGCTGCACTACCACCTGGACGAACTGGTCGACGTCGGGTTGGTCGAGAACCGCAAGCGCAGCGAGCCCGACCGCGAGGGACTGTATTCGTACTACCGGGCGACGAGCCTGGGGGAGGGGATTCTCACTCACGGCGTCCGGGAACTGATCGAGGAGGAGTGGGACGCGCTGGACGCGTATAGCAGCGATTGA
- a CDS encoding MinD/ParA family ATP-binding protein → MSEASVLTIGGAKGGAGKTVTAINVASAVRSVGYSVVVVDADLGTTNVADILELDCETSIHKVLAGEADIGEAIVTTETGLDVVSGGDSLEYLIDADPAELRPVIDTLADSYDVVIIDTGTGLSHEVLVPFGLADGVVLVSTPKNTSIVDTRKTAEVVEKVDGTLLGVVVTRVTDDTDVDRVRDQIDLDLLGLLSDDPQACKTEPVVMEAPDSDLADGYRQLATTLIRLENDRKDADGDDQ, encoded by the coding sequence GTGTCCGAGGCAAGTGTACTGACTATCGGTGGCGCGAAAGGTGGTGCGGGAAAGACGGTCACTGCGATCAACGTGGCGTCGGCCGTCCGTTCGGTCGGCTACTCTGTCGTGGTCGTCGACGCCGACCTGGGGACGACGAACGTCGCCGACATCCTCGAACTCGACTGTGAGACGAGCATCCACAAAGTGCTCGCTGGCGAGGCCGACATCGGCGAGGCAATCGTCACCACCGAGACGGGTCTCGACGTCGTCTCCGGTGGGGACTCACTCGAATACTTGATCGACGCCGACCCGGCGGAACTTCGGCCCGTAATCGACACGCTCGCCGACAGTTACGACGTCGTGATCATCGACACCGGAACCGGCCTCAGCCACGAGGTATTGGTCCCGTTCGGCCTCGCTGACGGAGTCGTCCTGGTCTCGACGCCGAAGAACACCTCCATCGTCGACACGCGAAAGACTGCGGAAGTCGTCGAGAAGGTCGACGGTACGCTCCTCGGCGTCGTCGTCACGCGCGTCACCGACGACACCGACGTCGACCGGGTCCGCGACCAGATCGATCTCGATCTGCTGGGACTGCTTTCTGACGACCCCCAGGCCTGCAAGACTGAACCGGTCGTCATGGAAGCGCCCGACAGCGACCTCGCAGATGGTTACCGCCAGCTCGCGACGACGCTCATCCGCCTGGAAAACGACCGCAAAGACGCCGACGGCGACGATCAGTAA
- a CDS encoding DHH family phosphoesterase, with product MATSQELRDVLAGGDTLTIVCHNNPDPDCLASALALGRIAATVGIDERRILYSGNISHQQNRAFVNLLDIDLRPFEPEAVVDRPEGSLLAFVDHAVPESNNEVPEGTPVDIVVDHHPVDGIEARFVDHRVEVGATATILVEHLQNLGVELDATLATALLFAIRRETLGFLRGTTSAEYQAASTLHDRADRDLLRKLSTPSVSGVTVDAIADAIRNRVVRGAVLITHVGRTIERDALPQAADYLATLEGVETAIVFGIVDDAIHVSARSTDARVHIGEVLDAAFADVGSAGGHREMAGGEIPLGILAEYSADDETLVDIVEQVVTARLLAGLNISENGDSVES from the coding sequence ATGGCCACCTCCCAGGAACTCAGGGACGTCCTCGCCGGCGGCGATACGCTGACGATCGTCTGTCACAACAACCCCGACCCCGACTGCCTGGCCAGCGCGCTGGCACTCGGGCGCATCGCCGCGACAGTCGGCATCGACGAACGTCGAATCCTCTACAGCGGCAACATCTCTCACCAGCAAAACCGCGCGTTCGTCAACCTCCTCGATATCGATCTCAGGCCGTTCGAACCCGAGGCTGTCGTCGACCGCCCCGAGGGATCGTTGCTCGCGTTCGTCGACCACGCCGTCCCCGAGTCCAACAACGAGGTCCCGGAGGGAACGCCAGTCGATATCGTCGTCGACCATCATCCCGTCGACGGCATCGAAGCCCGATTCGTCGACCACCGCGTCGAGGTCGGGGCGACGGCGACGATCCTTGTCGAGCACCTCCAGAATCTCGGCGTCGAACTGGACGCGACTCTCGCGACCGCGCTTCTGTTCGCGATCCGTCGGGAGACGCTGGGTTTTCTCCGCGGGACGACGAGCGCCGAATACCAGGCCGCAAGCACCCTCCACGACCGCGCCGACCGTGACCTCCTCCGCAAGCTCTCGACGCCCTCGGTCAGCGGCGTGACCGTCGACGCCATCGCCGACGCGATCCGAAATCGAGTCGTCCGCGGGGCGGTTCTCATCACCCACGTCGGGCGGACAATCGAGCGCGATGCGCTCCCGCAAGCGGCTGACTACCTCGCCACCCTCGAAGGCGTCGAGACTGCCATCGTCTTCGGGATCGTCGACGACGCGATCCACGTCAGCGCCCGCTCGACCGACGCCCGCGTCCACATCGGCGAGGTACTCGATGCTGCCTTCGCGGACGTTGGCAGCGCCGGTGGCCACCGCGAGATGGCCGGTGGTGAGATCCCGCTCGGGATACTCGCTGAATACTCAGCCGACGACGAGACACTGGTCGACATCGTCGAACAGGTCGTCACCGCTCGGCTGCTGGCCGGTCTCAACATCTCCGAGAACGGGGATTCAGTCGAGAGCTAG
- a CDS encoding DUF7123 family protein has protein sequence MSSAATDRKRQRVAAHLRERAAEEPVYVKSKFLAEEIDLSAREIGSVLGQLADRSSELAIEKWSYTNATTWRVERR, from the coding sequence ATGTCCTCGGCCGCGACCGACCGCAAGCGCCAGCGAGTCGCCGCCCACCTCCGCGAGCGCGCCGCCGAGGAACCAGTGTACGTCAAGAGCAAGTTCCTCGCCGAGGAGATCGATCTCTCTGCGCGGGAGATCGGAAGCGTACTCGGCCAGCTCGCGGACAGGTCCTCGGAGCTGGCGATCGAGAAGTGGTCGTACACTAACGCGACGACCTGGCGCGTCGAGCGACGGTAG
- a CDS encoding helix-turn-helix transcriptional regulator: MVRRPHVIGFVILAVSLTGLVGVTGGMSGTQATGSLQPAAVDAGNVSDSTPDGFSRTSYTLTVYENGTVRWTTIHSRPLNESEVPAFESYAEEFNNTEMELYREFVAQAESLAATGTQSTNRTMNATNFRKHAHVARGGFNLGTQGKVEMSFLWTNLASVEGEQVVFGEAFDVGLYLGPNQRLTIRPGPGLVFASVDPGPDSQDDPDSQAESEWIAWEGEYEFNPERPLVTFQPAGRTMTTTQTVSTAATTTPTTSVGPTTSGQSPTTAPVETSADDGIGGMFVVGLIVLLLAGGTVALYRTVISADDGDERRVTQSTPSSDDSGAAAETPTEAEGSDEPATTVTDEELLSDTDRVASLLESHGGRMRQSAIVEETNWSKSKVSMLLSDMEEDDEITKLRVGRENIISLPGHEPDAAGSPFEDEE; this comes from the coding sequence ATGGTCCGCCGCCCCCACGTGATCGGATTCGTCATTCTGGCCGTCTCCCTCACGGGTCTCGTGGGTGTAACGGGTGGCATGTCCGGCACGCAGGCGACTGGTTCTCTGCAGCCCGCAGCCGTCGACGCGGGCAACGTCAGTGATTCGACACCGGACGGGTTCTCTCGAACGTCGTACACGCTGACTGTCTACGAGAACGGAACGGTTCGGTGGACGACGATACACTCGCGGCCACTCAACGAGAGCGAAGTCCCTGCGTTCGAATCCTACGCGGAGGAGTTCAACAACACGGAGATGGAGCTCTACCGGGAGTTCGTCGCGCAAGCAGAGTCGTTGGCGGCGACCGGGACGCAGTCGACGAACCGGACGATGAACGCGACGAACTTCCGCAAGCATGCGCACGTCGCCCGGGGCGGGTTCAACCTCGGGACGCAGGGCAAAGTCGAGATGTCGTTTCTGTGGACGAACCTCGCGAGTGTCGAAGGTGAGCAGGTCGTCTTCGGCGAAGCGTTCGATGTCGGATTGTACCTCGGTCCAAACCAGCGTCTGACGATACGACCGGGGCCGGGGCTGGTCTTTGCGAGCGTCGATCCCGGGCCGGATTCGCAGGACGATCCCGACTCGCAGGCCGAGAGCGAGTGGATCGCCTGGGAGGGTGAGTACGAGTTCAACCCAGAGCGGCCCCTGGTCACGTTCCAGCCGGCTGGGCGGACGATGACGACAACCCAGACGGTGTCGACAGCAGCCACGACGACTCCGACGACAAGTGTGGGCCCGACCACTTCGGGACAGTCACCGACGACTGCACCGGTCGAGACCAGCGCGGACGACGGTATCGGCGGGATGTTCGTCGTGGGGTTGATCGTCCTGTTGTTGGCTGGCGGGACGGTCGCACTCTATCGGACGGTGATTTCGGCCGACGATGGCGACGAGAGGAGGGTCACCCAATCAACGCCGTCGAGTGACGACAGTGGGGCAGCGGCCGAGACGCCGACTGAGGCGGAAGGTTCGGACGAGCCCGCGACGACAGTCACCGACGAAGAGTTACTCTCGGACACAGATCGCGTCGCCTCGTTGCTCGAATCCCACGGCGGTCGGATGCGACAGTCGGCAATCGTCGAGGAGACAAACTGGTCGAAGTCGAAAGTGAGCATGCTGCTGTCGGATATGGAAGAGGACGACGAGATCACGAAACTGCGGGTCGGCCGGGAGAACATCATCAGTTTACCGGGCCACGAACCGGACGCTGCGGGGTCGCCGTTCGAGGACGAAGAGTGA
- a CDS encoding class I SAM-dependent methyltransferase: MGSDDHDARSVRETYETIASHFSETRAHPWPEVTEFVEAATQVDLGLDLGCGNGRHAAVLHERADQVLALDASRNLLREAREKLDPTWVRLLQGDAARLPLADDCVDLAVYVATLHHLPSRERRRESLDELARVLSPEGEALVSAWSTAHDRFDADAEAETGFDTEIDWTLPGGETVARFYHIYAPAEFEADLAASDCRVIEFEVSSGNCYARISGKSRDEAGAL, translated from the coding sequence ATGGGTAGCGACGACCACGACGCCCGGTCGGTTCGGGAGACCTACGAGACGATCGCGAGTCACTTCTCGGAGACGCGGGCCCACCCCTGGCCGGAAGTCACCGAGTTCGTCGAGGCCGCCACACAGGTCGACCTCGGACTCGATCTCGGCTGTGGGAACGGCCGACACGCCGCCGTGCTGCACGAACGGGCCGATCAGGTGCTCGCCCTCGACGCGAGTCGAAACCTCCTGAGAGAGGCCCGCGAGAAACTCGATCCCACGTGGGTCCGGTTGCTCCAGGGCGACGCCGCGCGACTCCCATTGGCGGACGACTGCGTCGACCTGGCCGTCTACGTGGCGACGCTGCACCACCTGCCGAGTCGCGAGCGGCGCCGAGAGAGTCTGGACGAACTGGCCCGGGTCCTCTCTCCCGAGGGCGAGGCACTGGTCAGCGCCTGGAGTACGGCCCACGATCGCTTCGACGCCGACGCCGAGGCCGAGACGGGGTTCGATACGGAGATCGACTGGACACTTCCGGGAGGGGAAACAGTAGCGCGATTCTATCACATCTACGCGCCCGCGGAGTTCGAGGCGGACCTGGCGGCGAGTGACTGCCGAGTGATAGAGTTCGAGGTGTCGAGCGGGAACTGTTACGCCCGGATCAGCGGGAAGTCCCGAGACGAAGCCGGTGCTCTCTGA